A genomic window from Candidatus Deferrimicrobium borealis includes:
- a CDS encoding dihydrofolate reductase family protein: protein MRRLIASTFASLDGIMQAPGGPEEDPTDGFTLGGWMFGYGDESMDISASGFDGKDRDLVLGRRTYEIFEAYWPYQPDDHPIAKTLNAAKKYVASRTLTTLHWNNSTLLHGDVVSAIIALKTQPGPDLQIIGSGNLIQTLQSASLIDEYNVWTFPVVLGRGKRLFGETAKPFALRLVRSQVSTTGVVMSTYVPGGDIRPGSFASAEPSEKELVRRKKMANEMQ from the coding sequence ATGAGAAGGCTCATCGCATCTACGTTTGCGTCGCTTGACGGCATCATGCAAGCACCCGGCGGACCGGAAGAAGACCCAACCGACGGTTTTACCCTTGGTGGTTGGATGTTCGGGTATGGGGACGAAAGTATGGACATCTCAGCATCAGGTTTCGACGGCAAGGATCGGGACTTGGTGCTTGGTCGCAGGACCTATGAGATATTCGAAGCGTACTGGCCATACCAGCCGGATGACCATCCGATTGCGAAGACGCTCAATGCAGCAAAAAAGTATGTTGCTTCGCGCACATTAACGACGCTCCACTGGAACAATTCGACCCTGCTCCACGGCGATGTAGTCTCGGCAATCATCGCTCTCAAGACCCAACCGGGCCCTGACCTGCAGATCATCGGCAGCGGCAATTTGATTCAAACGCTGCAGTCCGCATCACTGATAGACGAGTACAACGTGTGGACTTTTCCAGTGGTGCTTGGGCGGGGCAAGCGCCTCTTTGGCGAGACTGCCAAGCCATTCGCGCTGCGGCTCGTTCGCTCTCAGGTTTCGACCACTGGCGTTGTGATGAGTACCTATGTACCAGGTGGCGATATCCGGCCCGGTTCGTTCGCGAGTGCCGAGCCGAGTGAGAAGGAGTTGGTTCGACGCAAAAAGATGGCGAATGAGATGCAGTGA
- a CDS encoding VOC family protein gives MVKQAKNTICLWYDRDAEDAARFYAKTFPDSSVGAVLLAPGDFPSGKKGDVLTVEFTVMGIPCLGLNGGPEVKHNLAFSFQVATADQAETDRYWNAIVGNGGEESECGWCKDKWGLSWQITPLALTRAITDPDPAAAKRAFDAMMEMKKIDIAAIEAARRG, from the coding sequence ATGGTGAAGCAAGCAAAGAACACGATTTGCCTTTGGTACGACCGCGACGCCGAGGACGCGGCGCGATTTTACGCCAAGACCTTTCCTGATTCATCCGTTGGCGCGGTGCTCCTCGCACCGGGGGACTTTCCGTCCGGAAAGAAAGGGGATGTGTTGACGGTCGAGTTTACCGTGATGGGAATTCCCTGCCTCGGGCTCAATGGCGGACCCGAGGTCAAGCACAACTTGGCATTCTCGTTTCAGGTCGCAACCGCTGATCAGGCCGAAACGGATCGTTACTGGAACGCCATCGTCGGCAACGGCGGCGAAGAGAGTGAATGCGGCTGGTGCAAGGACAAATGGGGCCTGTCCTGGCAGATTACGCCGCTGGCTCTGACGAGAGCGATAACCGATCCCGATCCCGCTGCCGCCAAGCGCGCGTTCGATGCGATGATGGAGATGAAAAAGATCGACATCGCTGCAATCGAAGCGGCGCGCCGCGGTTGA